From a single Bacillus pseudomycoides DSM 12442 genomic region:
- the folB gene encoding dihydroneopterin aldolase codes for MDKIYIHDMEFYGYHGVFPEENKLGQRFKVDLTVELDLKQAGESDNLEHSVNYGELFELCRQVVEDRTYKLVESIAENIAANILNQYVSILRCTVKVVKPDPPIPGHYRAVAVEITRGRP; via the coding sequence TTGGATAAAATTTATATTCATGATATGGAGTTTTATGGCTATCATGGCGTATTTCCAGAGGAGAATAAATTGGGGCAAAGGTTTAAAGTGGATTTAACAGTGGAACTGGATTTAAAACAAGCGGGCGAAAGTGATAACTTAGAGCATTCGGTAAACTACGGGGAGCTCTTTGAACTTTGTAGACAAGTGGTAGAAGATCGAACATATAAGCTTGTAGAAAGTATTGCGGAAAATATAGCGGCGAATATATTGAATCAGTACGTAAGTATTTTGCGATGTACAGTAAAGGTTGTTAAACCGGATCCACCAATACCAGGGCACTATCGTGCTGTGGCGGTAGAAATTACGAGAGGCCGACCATGA